Proteins encoded within one genomic window of Fibrobacterota bacterium:
- a CDS encoding glycoside hydrolase family 27 protein, whose amino-acid sequence MGFNTWNEFACNVSETLLKAVADTMTSNGMNAAGYNYVNVDDCWEGARDANGFISSTNKFTGSSLKSLADYIHGKGMKFGAYTSLGDQTCQGKPATLGYESQDVRQWVNWGVDYIKVDWCHVNGTQTGNPGAAYKILGDTIKKYAGPNSARPILYSICNWGVGKSWTFGRSSGGQIWRTTTDIGPNWASIMSILDQQVNLFSYAGPGAAGEPGGWNDPDMLEVGNIGSNKDENRAHFGMWCLLSAPLIAGNDVTKMTTDIRDILINREVIAVDQDSLGVQAQRLSSSNSLEIWAKPMMGNCRAVGLLNRSGAAAMITVNWADLNKWTTVGPWTATTSATVRDLWAKADIATAKTGSFGISVPSHGLAILKLTPTTDVSDFAPKASRAEMRGVDYTSGLFNIGLPGKYSLQILDLNGRVLWRRDGSGPSRYPSPIKGDGSHVLRLTNSDIKSEIRF is encoded by the coding sequence ATGGGCTTCAACACCTGGAACGAATTCGCATGCAACGTCAGCGAAACCCTGCTCAAGGCGGTGGCGGATACCATGACGTCCAACGGAATGAATGCGGCCGGGTATAACTACGTGAACGTGGATGATTGTTGGGAGGGTGCTCGCGACGCCAATGGATTTATCAGCTCTACCAATAAATTCACGGGCAGCAGCCTCAAATCCTTGGCGGATTACATTCATGGCAAAGGGATGAAGTTCGGGGCCTACACTTCCCTTGGCGATCAAACCTGCCAAGGAAAGCCGGCTACGCTCGGATACGAAAGCCAGGATGTACGTCAGTGGGTGAACTGGGGCGTTGACTATATAAAAGTGGATTGGTGCCACGTGAACGGCACTCAAACGGGGAACCCGGGGGCGGCATATAAAATCCTGGGCGATACGATCAAGAAGTACGCCGGGCCCAACAGCGCCCGTCCCATCCTGTACAGCATTTGCAATTGGGGAGTAGGAAAATCGTGGACCTTCGGGCGGAGTTCCGGGGGCCAGATTTGGCGCACGACTACCGATATCGGGCCGAACTGGGCTTCGATCATGTCCATCCTGGATCAACAAGTGAATCTGTTCTCCTATGCCGGCCCCGGCGCCGCGGGCGAACCCGGCGGGTGGAATGATCCGGACATGCTGGAGGTAGGCAACATCGGCTCGAATAAGGATGAAAACAGGGCCCATTTCGGGATGTGGTGCCTATTGAGCGCCCCTCTGATCGCGGGAAATGACGTGACCAAAATGACGACCGATATCCGGGATATCCTGATCAATAGGGAGGTCATCGCGGTCGACCAGGATTCTTTGGGGGTACAAGCGCAACGTCTTTCTTCGAGCAATTCTCTTGAGATATGGGCGAAGCCGATGATGGGGAATTGCCGCGCCGTCGGGCTTCTCAACCGTTCCGGTGCCGCCGCTATGATCACCGTGAATTGGGCGGATCTGAATAAATGGACCACGGTCGGCCCATGGACGGCGACGACGTCGGCGACTGTCAGGGATTTGTGGGCCAAAGCGGATATCGCGACCGCCAAAACCGGAAGCTTCGGGATCTCCGTTCCCAGCCATGGCCTGGCCATCCTGAAATTGACCCCGACGACGGATGTCTCCGATTTCGCTCCGAAGGCTTCTCGCGCGGAAATGCGCGGAGTGGACTATACATCGGGGTTGTTCAACATCGGGTTGCCCGGAAAATATTCCCTGCAAATCCTGGACTTGAACGGGAGAGTGTTGTGGCGGCGCGATGGTTCCGGCCCTTCGCGATATCCTTCCCCGATCAAAGGGGATGGCAGCCACGTCCTTCGTTTAACCAATTCCGATATCAAATCGGAAATCCGGTTCTAG